The genomic window TCCGGCATTTTCACATGAAAGTTGTCAGCTACCGTTGCGCCGATATCTGCAAACGTTTCACGAACAGGCAGCTCTTTTCCTTCCGCAAATTGTTTTGAATAAACGAGAAGCGGCACATATTCACGAGTATGGTCCGTTCCTTTATGAACCGGATCGTTCCCATGGTCAGCAGTAATGATTAATAAATCATCTTCCTTCATTTTCGAAAAAACTTCAGGGAGTCTTGCATCAAATTCTTCAAGCGCTTTTCCATATCCTATCGGATCGCGGCGATGCCCGTAAAGTGCATCAAAATCAACTAAATTTAAGAAGCTCAGTCCGGTAAAGTCCATATCAAATGATTGGAGAAGCTTATCCATTCCATCCATGTTTGAAACTGTCCGCAATGATGTTGTAACTCCCTCTCCGTCATAAATATCGGAGATTTTTCCGATCGCAATCACATCAAATCCGGAGTCTTTCAACTCATTCATGGCCGTGCGGCCGAAAGGTTTCAGTGCATAATCATGACGATTGGATGTTCTTTTAAAGCTGCCGGGCTCTCCAACGAAAGGTCTTGCGATGACCCGTCCGACCATGTATTTTTCATCAAGAGTAAGCTCCCGGGCAATTTTGCAGATTTTGTATTGCTCTTCAATTGGGATGATTTCTTCATGAGCTGCAATTTGAAGGACGGAATCTGCAGAAGTATAGATGATTAATGACCCGGTTTTCATGTGTTCTTCGCCAAGCTCTTCAATAATTTCCGTTCCGCTTGCCGGTTTATTTCCAATTACTTTCCTTCCTGTACGCGATTCCAGCTCAGAAATTAGTTCGGCAGGAAAACCGTCAGGAAATACTTTGAACGGCGTTGAAATATGTAACCCCATTATTTCCCAATGACCTGTCATTGTGTCCTTTCCGTTTGATGCTTCCTTCATTTTTGTGTAATACGCAAGAGGTTTTTCCGCTTTTTCAATTCCTTTAATTTCTCTTATATTGCTAAGGCCGAGCTTACCCATATTCGGCATATGGAGACCGCCCATTTTTTCAGCTATGTGGCCTAGCGTATCAGCACCTTTATCATCAAACTTTTCAGCATCGGGTGCTTCTCCGATGCCTACCGAGTCCATGACAATTAAAAATATACGTTTATATGTATATGAATCCATTAATTCTCCTCCTTATTTTGAATACGTTTACATGAAATTCAATATAAATAATGTTTCCCTCTTATTTGTCGATTAACCATGTTGCATTCGTCGGAAGTCTGACATCATAATGTCTATTTTACAAAAAACCGAAAGAAAAAGACAGAAAAAGCTGCCAAATTTTAAGGCAGCTTTTTGAAATTCTATGAATCTGCTATGCACGGGGATGGAACTGGCTATAAACATCTTTCAATCTCGTTTTTGTCACGTGCGTATAGATCTGTGTTGTAGAAATATCCGCATGCCCAAGCATTTCCTGAACTGCACGAAGATCAGCACCGTTTTCAAGAAGATGGGTAGCAAATGAATGGCGCAGTGTATGGGGGGTCAATTCTTTTTCGATTCCCGCTTCATTTGTCAGGCGTTTTAATATTTTCCAAAAACCTTGCCTCGTTAACCGTTTTCCATGATGGTTTAAAAACAAGGCTTCCTCTGTACTCTTTTTTGTCATAAATTTTCTGCGTCCGTTATTCAAATAGCTTTCAATCGCATTAGCTGCCGTTCTTCCGAGCGGAATGATTCTTTCTTTGTTTCCTTTTCCAATACAGCGGACAAATCCCATTGTCAAGTGGATATCTCCAACATTTAGGCCAATTAACTCACTGACACGGATGCCTGTTGCATACAGCAATTCCAGCATTGCTTTGTCCCTGAGACCATAATGGTTGTCCAGCCGAGGCGCATTCAGCAGTGTTTCAACTTCTTCGAGGCTCAATACTTTCGGCAGTTTTCGCTCAAGTTGCGGAGATTCAATATGTACGGTTGGATCATGGTCAGCCGCTTTTTCCCTCAGCAAAAACTGATGAAAAGCCCGGACTGATGCCACATGCCTTGCAAGTGTTTTCGAAGACTTGCCCTGGTCTTTTAAATACTTAAGAAAATGAACAATGTGTGTTCGCTGTACATGATTTAAATCTGTAATTGTTTCAATGTTTTTTAAGTATTTTAAATAACTTTTCAAATCCCGTTCATAAGAAACGATCGTATTTTTCGCCAGGCCTTTTTCTACAATGAGGAAATGCATAAAATCTTTCAAACGGTCTTCCATATGTTCATTACTCCCCATTTAAATAAAAAAGTTTCAAGCGGTCCAGCCATGAAGTGTCCTTGCCCGATTCATAACCGGAAACCTTGACTGCCGCTCCTTTCGGTTCGTCGTATCGATGATAATTTTGATATTCTTGATTTATCCACATAATACCATAATAAAAAAGAATTGTGCATCCTGTGAACAAAATAAACACTTTAACCGTTTGAAAAGCGAGCTTTAGCCACGATTTCATAACCGATCCTCCAAAACAATCTATTAGTAAAGGATATGCCAAGTAGGACAAGTATTATACCTGTTTTTGGAGGCGATCGGATACTTTGTCTGAAAAATTAAAAACCTTTTCCATATTAGAAAAGGCTTTATCCTTGCTTATTTTCTTTTTCTTGGCATCGATGACAAATGCCGTGAAATGTTAAACGATGGTCTTTTATTTTAAATTTCCAATCCCGCTCAACGATTGCTTCTACATCTTCAAGTAAATCTTCCT from Bacillus methanolicus includes these protein-coding regions:
- the deoB gene encoding phosphopentomutase → MDSYTYKRIFLIVMDSVGIGEAPDAEKFDDKGADTLGHIAEKMGGLHMPNMGKLGLSNIREIKGIEKAEKPLAYYTKMKEASNGKDTMTGHWEIMGLHISTPFKVFPDGFPAELISELESRTGRKVIGNKPASGTEIIEELGEEHMKTGSLIIYTSADSVLQIAAHEEIIPIEEQYKICKIARELTLDEKYMVGRVIARPFVGEPGSFKRTSNRHDYALKPFGRTAMNELKDSGFDVIAIGKISDIYDGEGVTTSLRTVSNMDGMDKLLQSFDMDFTGLSFLNLVDFDALYGHRRDPIGYGKALEEFDARLPEVFSKMKEDDLLIITADHGNDPVHKGTDHTREYVPLLVYSKQFAEGKELPVRETFADIGATVADNFHVKMPDYGKSFLRDLK
- the xerD gene encoding site-specific tyrosine recombinase XerD, with product MEDRLKDFMHFLIVEKGLAKNTIVSYERDLKSYLKYLKNIETITDLNHVQRTHIVHFLKYLKDQGKSSKTLARHVASVRAFHQFLLREKAADHDPTVHIESPQLERKLPKVLSLEEVETLLNAPRLDNHYGLRDKAMLELLYATGIRVSELIGLNVGDIHLTMGFVRCIGKGNKERIIPLGRTAANAIESYLNNGRRKFMTKKSTEEALFLNHHGKRLTRQGFWKILKRLTNEAGIEKELTPHTLRHSFATHLLENGADLRAVQEMLGHADISTTQIYTHVTKTRLKDVYSQFHPRA
- a CDS encoding YqzK family protein, with the translated sequence MKSWLKLAFQTVKVFILFTGCTILFYYGIMWINQEYQNYHRYDEPKGAAVKVSGYESGKDTSWLDRLKLFYLNGE